Proteins co-encoded in one Medicago truncatula cultivar Jemalong A17 chromosome 8, MtrunA17r5.0-ANR, whole genome shotgun sequence genomic window:
- the LOC11439861 gene encoding calcium-binding protein KIC, with translation METNKNMKQTTPTTMEAEFEDLLPIMAEKLDVETFVSELCGGFNLLADQETGLITSESLRKNSAMLGMEGMSKEDAEAMVKQGDLDGDGKLNETEFCILMVRLSPGMMEDAETWLEKAIEEQLRN, from the coding sequence ATGGAAACCAACAAGAACATGAAGCAAACCACCCCCACAACCATGGAAGCAGAATTTGAAGACTTGCTCCCAATTATGGCAGAGAAGCTTGATGTAGAAACCTTTGTATCCGAACTATGTGGTGGTTTCAATCTTCTTGCAGACCAAGAAACAGGTTTGATCACAAGTGAGAGTCTTAGGAAAAACTCAGCCATGCTTGGCATGGAAGGAATGAGTAAAGAAGATGCAGAAGCTATGGTTAAACAAGGTGATCTTGATGGTGATGGAAAGCTGAATGAGACTGAATTTTGCATATTGATGGTAAGGCTTAGTCCTGGAATGATGGAAGATGCTGAAACTTGGTTGGAGAAAGCAATTGAGGAACAGCTAAGAAATTAA
- the LOC25500647 gene encoding protein yippee-like At4g27745, with product MADLMGSRAYCCFKCQNLVAFHDDIVSKDFQASNGRAFLFSHAMNIFLGPKEDRQLMTGLHTVADVFCSDCGEELGWKYLKAYEETQKYKEGKCVLEKFKIVLGNG from the exons ATGGCCGATTTGATGGGATCACGGGCATACTGCTGCTTCAAGTGCCAAAACCTTGTTGCTTTCCATGATGATATTGTTTCCAAAGATTTTCAG GCAAGCAATGGAAGAGCTTTTCTGTTTTCTCATGCCATGAACATATTTTTGGGACCTAAAGAAGATAGACAGCTTATGACTGGTCTTCACACAGTTGCTGATGTTTTTTGTTCTGATTGTGGTGAAGAACTTGGTTGGAAATACCTTAAAGCTTATGAGGAAACACAGAAGTATAAAGAAGGAAAATGTGTGCTTGAGAAGTTTAAGATTGTTTTGGGAAATGGGTAG
- the LOC25500648 gene encoding probable serine/threonine-protein kinase WNK10 isoform X2, which produces MNSGPVLALHPSDNIFRTREPLDFEEDFVEKDPTGRYRAFDEVDGIEVAWNQVRIDGLLHSTDDLAKLYSEVHILKSLRHENIIKFYDSWVDDKQKTVNMITELFTSGNLRQYRKKHKYVEMKAIKGWARQILQGLAYLHGHRPPIIHRDLKCDNIFVNGNQGEVKIGDLGLAIVMQQPTARSVIGTPEFMAPELYEEEYNELVDIYSFGMSMLEMVTLEYPYNECNNPAQIYKKVTSGIKPGSLSKVSDPQIKDFIEKCLVPASERLSAEELLKDPFLQIESPKGPFLTPIKTPTATDMPKSGTPSMDIDAEYKQFYGSMSTYAESNQGSPHYPVFEVQKTNKNNEFRLKGTKNDDNSVSLTLRIADTSGRVRNIHFLFYLDADTAVSVASEMVEHLELADHDVAFIAELIDYLILKLLPWWKPSPDHNSTGEVSLCSGTTNVDCQTLMSSPWSSILTNVPSEKVSGQDVFSEFDTISREGFETAGKSCLNTDNATSEGAYDASHCLVNSEDQHSQGSGASEIVVDDASVKTDNSHVSKVMGVGFFKCLIRSIPEVEVGNRYFEDCKLQAADYNVGEGNVISESSNVLSLISSCCSSVSSTEKDNDHELKLELDEIESQYQHWIEELTRMKLEALEATRSKWMSKKKIAVH; this is translated from the exons ATGAATTCTGGTCCTGTTTTAGCGTTGCATCCTAGTGACAATATTTTCAGAACAAGGGAGCCTCTTGATTTTGAGGAGGACTTTGTAGAGAAAGATCCAACCGGCCG TTATAGGGCATTTGATGAAGTTGATGGAATAGAAGTTGCTTGgaaccaagttaggattgacGGTCTCTTACATTCAACAGATGATCTTGCAAAATTGTATTCTGAAGTTCATATATTGAAGTCCTTAAGACATGAAAATATCATTAAGTTCTACGATTCCTGGGTCGATGATAAGCAGAAAACCGTTAACATGATCACCGAACTCTTCACATCTGGAAACTTAAGACA GTACCGTAAGAAGCATAAGTATGTTGAAATGAAAGCCATAAAAGGTTGGGCCAGGCAGATTCTTCAAGGCTTAGCATATCTTCACGGTCACAGGCCGCCTATTATTCATAGAGACTTGAAATGCGACAACATCTTTGTGAACGGAAACCAAGGAGAAGTTAAGATCGGTGATCTCGGATTGGCAATCGTCATGCAGCAGCCAACAGCTCGGAGTGTTATTG GGACGCCCGAGTTTATGGCTCCAGAATTATATGAAGAGGAGTACAATGAACTTGTTGACATCTATTCTTTTGGAATGTCAATGTTGGAGATGGTTACTCTTGAGTATCCCTACAATGAATGCAATAACCCAGCTCAAATATATAAGAAAGTTACCTCG GGTATCAAACCTGGTTCCCTTAGTAAGGTGAGTGACCCTCAAATTAAGGACTTTATTGAGAAATGCCTGGTTCCAGCATCTGAGAGATTGTCCGCAGAAGAGCTTCTTAAAGACCCATTTCTACAAATTGAGAGTCCAAAGGGTCCATTCCTGACTCCTATTAAAACTCCAACAGCTACCGATATGCCAAAGTCGGGTACTCCATCTATGGACATCGATGCTGAGTACAAACAGTTTTATGGGAGTATGAGTACCTATGCTGAAAGCAACCAGGGAAGTCCACATTATCCTGTTTTTGAAGTCCAAAAGACTAATAAGAACAATGAGTTTAGGTTaaaagggactaaaaatgatGATAACTCGGTATCATTGACCCTGCGTATTGCTGATACAAGTG GTCGAGTACGGAATATACATTTTCTCTTTTACCTTGATGCAGATACTGCAGTTTCCGTGGCCTCGGAGATGGTTGAACATTTGGAGCTGGCAGATCATGATGTGGCTTTCATAGCTGAGCTTATTGATTACTTGATATTGAAACTTCTTCCTTGGTGGAAACCTTCACCTGATCATAATTCAACTGGAGAAGTAAGTCTTTGTAGTGGTACTACAAATGTAGATTGCCAAACCTTAATGTCAAGCCCTTGGAGTTCTATCTTAACTAATGTTCCCTCCGAAAAAGTTAGTGGTCAAGATGTCTTTTCCGAGTTCGATACAATTTCTAGGGAAGGTTTTGAGACAGCTGGAAAGAGCTGTTTAAACACTGATAACGCTACTTCTGAGGGTGCCTATGATGCTTCTCATTGTTTGGTTAACTCCGAAGATCAACATTCACAAGGATCGGGAGCTTCTGAAATAGTTGTTGATGATGCTTCTGTGAAAACCGACAATTCTCATGTTTCCAAAGTTATGGGTGTTGGATTTTTTAAATGCCTAATAAGGTCGATACCCGAGGTTGAAGTTGGGAACAGGTATTTCGAAGATTGCAAATTGCAGGCCGCAGATTACAATGTTGGGGAAGGCAATGTGATCTCAGAATCATCAAACGTTCTGAGCTTGATAAGTAGTTGTTGTTCTTCTGTGTCTTCAACCGAAAAGGATAATGATCATGAGCTAAAGCTTGAACTTGATGAAATTGAGTCACAATATCAGCATTGGATTGAGGAGCTCACTAGAATGAAGTTGGAGGCATTGGAAGCCACCCGAAGCAAATGGATGTCCAAGAAGAAAATAGCTGTTCATTGA
- the LOC25500648 gene encoding probable serine/threonine-protein kinase WNK10 isoform X1, which produces MNSGPVLALHPSDNIFRTREPLDFEEDFVEKDPTGRYVRYNEILGRGAFKTVYRAFDEVDGIEVAWNQVRIDGLLHSTDDLAKLYSEVHILKSLRHENIIKFYDSWVDDKQKTVNMITELFTSGNLRQYRKKHKYVEMKAIKGWARQILQGLAYLHGHRPPIIHRDLKCDNIFVNGNQGEVKIGDLGLAIVMQQPTARSVIGTPEFMAPELYEEEYNELVDIYSFGMSMLEMVTLEYPYNECNNPAQIYKKVTSGIKPGSLSKVSDPQIKDFIEKCLVPASERLSAEELLKDPFLQIESPKGPFLTPIKTPTATDMPKSGTPSMDIDAEYKQFYGSMSTYAESNQGSPHYPVFEVQKTNKNNEFRLKGTKNDDNSVSLTLRIADTSGRVRNIHFLFYLDADTAVSVASEMVEHLELADHDVAFIAELIDYLILKLLPWWKPSPDHNSTGEVSLCSGTTNVDCQTLMSSPWSSILTNVPSEKVSGQDVFSEFDTISREGFETAGKSCLNTDNATSEGAYDASHCLVNSEDQHSQGSGASEIVVDDASVKTDNSHVSKVMGVGFFKCLIRSIPEVEVGNRYFEDCKLQAADYNVGEGNVISESSNVLSLISSCCSSVSSTEKDNDHELKLELDEIESQYQHWIEELTRMKLEALEATRSKWMSKKKIAVH; this is translated from the exons ATGAATTCTGGTCCTGTTTTAGCGTTGCATCCTAGTGACAATATTTTCAGAACAAGGGAGCCTCTTGATTTTGAGGAGGACTTTGTAGAGAAAGATCCAACCGGCCGGTACGTGAGG tACAATGAAATCTTGGGCAGGGGTGCCTTCAAGACTGT TTATAGGGCATTTGATGAAGTTGATGGAATAGAAGTTGCTTGgaaccaagttaggattgacGGTCTCTTACATTCAACAGATGATCTTGCAAAATTGTATTCTGAAGTTCATATATTGAAGTCCTTAAGACATGAAAATATCATTAAGTTCTACGATTCCTGGGTCGATGATAAGCAGAAAACCGTTAACATGATCACCGAACTCTTCACATCTGGAAACTTAAGACA GTACCGTAAGAAGCATAAGTATGTTGAAATGAAAGCCATAAAAGGTTGGGCCAGGCAGATTCTTCAAGGCTTAGCATATCTTCACGGTCACAGGCCGCCTATTATTCATAGAGACTTGAAATGCGACAACATCTTTGTGAACGGAAACCAAGGAGAAGTTAAGATCGGTGATCTCGGATTGGCAATCGTCATGCAGCAGCCAACAGCTCGGAGTGTTATTG GGACGCCCGAGTTTATGGCTCCAGAATTATATGAAGAGGAGTACAATGAACTTGTTGACATCTATTCTTTTGGAATGTCAATGTTGGAGATGGTTACTCTTGAGTATCCCTACAATGAATGCAATAACCCAGCTCAAATATATAAGAAAGTTACCTCG GGTATCAAACCTGGTTCCCTTAGTAAGGTGAGTGACCCTCAAATTAAGGACTTTATTGAGAAATGCCTGGTTCCAGCATCTGAGAGATTGTCCGCAGAAGAGCTTCTTAAAGACCCATTTCTACAAATTGAGAGTCCAAAGGGTCCATTCCTGACTCCTATTAAAACTCCAACAGCTACCGATATGCCAAAGTCGGGTACTCCATCTATGGACATCGATGCTGAGTACAAACAGTTTTATGGGAGTATGAGTACCTATGCTGAAAGCAACCAGGGAAGTCCACATTATCCTGTTTTTGAAGTCCAAAAGACTAATAAGAACAATGAGTTTAGGTTaaaagggactaaaaatgatGATAACTCGGTATCATTGACCCTGCGTATTGCTGATACAAGTG GTCGAGTACGGAATATACATTTTCTCTTTTACCTTGATGCAGATACTGCAGTTTCCGTGGCCTCGGAGATGGTTGAACATTTGGAGCTGGCAGATCATGATGTGGCTTTCATAGCTGAGCTTATTGATTACTTGATATTGAAACTTCTTCCTTGGTGGAAACCTTCACCTGATCATAATTCAACTGGAGAAGTAAGTCTTTGTAGTGGTACTACAAATGTAGATTGCCAAACCTTAATGTCAAGCCCTTGGAGTTCTATCTTAACTAATGTTCCCTCCGAAAAAGTTAGTGGTCAAGATGTCTTTTCCGAGTTCGATACAATTTCTAGGGAAGGTTTTGAGACAGCTGGAAAGAGCTGTTTAAACACTGATAACGCTACTTCTGAGGGTGCCTATGATGCTTCTCATTGTTTGGTTAACTCCGAAGATCAACATTCACAAGGATCGGGAGCTTCTGAAATAGTTGTTGATGATGCTTCTGTGAAAACCGACAATTCTCATGTTTCCAAAGTTATGGGTGTTGGATTTTTTAAATGCCTAATAAGGTCGATACCCGAGGTTGAAGTTGGGAACAGGTATTTCGAAGATTGCAAATTGCAGGCCGCAGATTACAATGTTGGGGAAGGCAATGTGATCTCAGAATCATCAAACGTTCTGAGCTTGATAAGTAGTTGTTGTTCTTCTGTGTCTTCAACCGAAAAGGATAATGATCATGAGCTAAAGCTTGAACTTGATGAAATTGAGTCACAATATCAGCATTGGATTGAGGAGCTCACTAGAATGAAGTTGGAGGCATTGGAAGCCACCCGAAGCAAATGGATGTCCAAGAAGAAAATAGCTGTTCATTGA
- the LOC25500648 gene encoding probable serine/threonine-protein kinase WNK10 isoform X3 translates to MITELFTSGNLRQYRKKHKYVEMKAIKGWARQILQGLAYLHGHRPPIIHRDLKCDNIFVNGNQGEVKIGDLGLAIVMQQPTARSVIGTPEFMAPELYEEEYNELVDIYSFGMSMLEMVTLEYPYNECNNPAQIYKKVTSGIKPGSLSKVSDPQIKDFIEKCLVPASERLSAEELLKDPFLQIESPKGPFLTPIKTPTATDMPKSGTPSMDIDAEYKQFYGSMSTYAESNQGSPHYPVFEVQKTNKNNEFRLKGTKNDDNSVSLTLRIADTSGRVRNIHFLFYLDADTAVSVASEMVEHLELADHDVAFIAELIDYLILKLLPWWKPSPDHNSTGEVSLCSGTTNVDCQTLMSSPWSSILTNVPSEKVSGQDVFSEFDTISREGFETAGKSCLNTDNATSEGAYDASHCLVNSEDQHSQGSGASEIVVDDASVKTDNSHVSKVMGVGFFKCLIRSIPEVEVGNRYFEDCKLQAADYNVGEGNVISESSNVLSLISSCCSSVSSTEKDNDHELKLELDEIESQYQHWIEELTRMKLEALEATRSKWMSKKKIAVH, encoded by the exons ATGATCACCGAACTCTTCACATCTGGAAACTTAAGACA GTACCGTAAGAAGCATAAGTATGTTGAAATGAAAGCCATAAAAGGTTGGGCCAGGCAGATTCTTCAAGGCTTAGCATATCTTCACGGTCACAGGCCGCCTATTATTCATAGAGACTTGAAATGCGACAACATCTTTGTGAACGGAAACCAAGGAGAAGTTAAGATCGGTGATCTCGGATTGGCAATCGTCATGCAGCAGCCAACAGCTCGGAGTGTTATTG GGACGCCCGAGTTTATGGCTCCAGAATTATATGAAGAGGAGTACAATGAACTTGTTGACATCTATTCTTTTGGAATGTCAATGTTGGAGATGGTTACTCTTGAGTATCCCTACAATGAATGCAATAACCCAGCTCAAATATATAAGAAAGTTACCTCG GGTATCAAACCTGGTTCCCTTAGTAAGGTGAGTGACCCTCAAATTAAGGACTTTATTGAGAAATGCCTGGTTCCAGCATCTGAGAGATTGTCCGCAGAAGAGCTTCTTAAAGACCCATTTCTACAAATTGAGAGTCCAAAGGGTCCATTCCTGACTCCTATTAAAACTCCAACAGCTACCGATATGCCAAAGTCGGGTACTCCATCTATGGACATCGATGCTGAGTACAAACAGTTTTATGGGAGTATGAGTACCTATGCTGAAAGCAACCAGGGAAGTCCACATTATCCTGTTTTTGAAGTCCAAAAGACTAATAAGAACAATGAGTTTAGGTTaaaagggactaaaaatgatGATAACTCGGTATCATTGACCCTGCGTATTGCTGATACAAGTG GTCGAGTACGGAATATACATTTTCTCTTTTACCTTGATGCAGATACTGCAGTTTCCGTGGCCTCGGAGATGGTTGAACATTTGGAGCTGGCAGATCATGATGTGGCTTTCATAGCTGAGCTTATTGATTACTTGATATTGAAACTTCTTCCTTGGTGGAAACCTTCACCTGATCATAATTCAACTGGAGAAGTAAGTCTTTGTAGTGGTACTACAAATGTAGATTGCCAAACCTTAATGTCAAGCCCTTGGAGTTCTATCTTAACTAATGTTCCCTCCGAAAAAGTTAGTGGTCAAGATGTCTTTTCCGAGTTCGATACAATTTCTAGGGAAGGTTTTGAGACAGCTGGAAAGAGCTGTTTAAACACTGATAACGCTACTTCTGAGGGTGCCTATGATGCTTCTCATTGTTTGGTTAACTCCGAAGATCAACATTCACAAGGATCGGGAGCTTCTGAAATAGTTGTTGATGATGCTTCTGTGAAAACCGACAATTCTCATGTTTCCAAAGTTATGGGTGTTGGATTTTTTAAATGCCTAATAAGGTCGATACCCGAGGTTGAAGTTGGGAACAGGTATTTCGAAGATTGCAAATTGCAGGCCGCAGATTACAATGTTGGGGAAGGCAATGTGATCTCAGAATCATCAAACGTTCTGAGCTTGATAAGTAGTTGTTGTTCTTCTGTGTCTTCAACCGAAAAGGATAATGATCATGAGCTAAAGCTTGAACTTGATGAAATTGAGTCACAATATCAGCATTGGATTGAGGAGCTCACTAGAATGAAGTTGGAGGCATTGGAAGCCACCCGAAGCAAATGGATGTCCAAGAAGAAAATAGCTGTTCATTGA
- the LOC25500650 gene encoding ORM1-like protein 3, whose translation MANLYVKAVPPADLNRNTEWFTYPGVWTTYILILFFSWIMVLSVFGCSPGIAWTIVNLAHFLVTYHFFHWKKGTPFADDQGIYNRLTWWEQVDNGKQLTRNRKFLTVVPLVLYLIASHTTDYEHPMLFFNTVAVIVLVVAKFPNMHKVRIFGINADK comes from the exons aTGGCAAATCTCTATGTCAAAGCTGTGCCACCTGCGGATCTGAACAGGAACACAGAATGGTTTACGTATCCTGGTGTTTGGACAACATATATTCTCATCCTCTtcttttcatggatcatggttttGTCTGTCTTTGGTTGTTCTCCTGGGATTGCTTGGACTATTGTTAATCTCGCTCATTTTCTt GTAACATATCACTTTTTCCACTGGAAGAAAGGAACTCCATTTGCAGATGATCAGGGGATCTACAATAGATTGACATGGTGGGAGCAGGTCGACAATGGAAAGCAGCTCACTCGTAACAGGAAGTTTTTGACAGTTGTTCCTTTGGTTCT GTACTTGATAGCCTCACACACAACTGACTATGAGCATCCAATGCTGTTCTTCAACACGGTTGCCGTGATTGTGCTAGTTGTTGCGAAGTTCCCCAACATGCACAAGGTTAGGATATTCGGAATCAATGCTGATAAGTGA
- the LOC25500651 gene encoding dof zinc finger protein DOF3.7 yields MEGLSPNSCPRQGLEKKARPQEQINCPRCNSTNTKFCYYNNYSLTQPRYFCKTCRRYWTEGGSLRNVPVGGGSRKNKKIPSSLANPNNSSSKIPDLNPPTLQVSHLSSQNPKIQGGQDLNLAFPSMENYHHNHGMPSSYVEMHNNNESSSSALDLLRSSMASRGMNPYANNNNLGLPNSNAIYPSGFTMQEVKPSLGFSIDGINGNRSYDHVQVQEGGGGGGGRLLFPFGDVNVNNKQLSTSGVEVEHNKDQQGNSTGYWNGMMGEGSW; encoded by the coding sequence ATGGAAGGGTTATCTCCTAATTCATGTCCAAGGCAAGGATTAGAGAAGAAAgcaaggccacaagagcaaatAAACTGTCCAAGGTGCAATTCAACCAacacaaaattttgttattataaCAACTACAGTCTCACACAACCAAGATACTTTTGCAAGACATGTAGAAGGTATTGGACTGAAGGAGGATCTCTAAGAAATGTTCCAGTTGGAGGTGGTTCaagaaagaacaagaaaatTCCATCATCATTAGCCAACCCTAATAATAGTTCATCAAAAATTCCTGACCTAAATCCACCAACCCTACAAGTTTCACATCTTTCatctcaaaaccctaaaatacaAGGAGGCCAAGATCTTAACCTAGCTTTTCCATCTATGGAAAactatcatcataatcatggTATGCCATCTTCATATGTTGAGATGCATAACAATAATGAATCATCTTCTTCAGCTCTTGACCTACTTAGGTCAAGCATGGCATCTAGAGGCATGAACCCTTATGCTAATAACAATAATTTAGGGTTGCCAAACTCAAATGCTATTTATCCATCTGGATTCACCATGCAAGAAGTTAAACCTAGTCTTGGATTTTCAATTGATGGAATTAATGGAAATAGATCATATGATCATGTTCAAGTTCAagaaggtggtggtggtggtggtggaagacTTTTGTTCCCATTTGGagatgttaatgttaataatAAACAGCTTTCTACAAGTGGTGTTGAAGTGGAACACAATAAAGATCAACAAGGAAATTCAACTGGATATTGGAATGGAATGATGGGTGAAGGATCATGGTAA